CAATGACGTACCGGAGTCTTTGGTGATGATTTTCTCGAGTCTAATTTTTTGGGCGATCGCGTTTTGGGTGTCTCCCCAGGCACACTGGGGCGCTTTGGCAGGGTCAGCGTATGCGCTGAGTTTTCTCGCTGGGGCGATCGCGCGTGGTAGTGGGATTCCTGGCGCTGCGGAAATTACGGATTTGACCCACGCACCGGGCCCCTTTGCCCACCCTCCCAGCAACTGGTTCGTCAATCGTTCTTATCACTGGCGACATCATTTTGACAATCAAAATGCTTATTTTAGTGGGGCTTTTGCTTTGGTAGACAAAGTTTTGGGCACGGCGCTTTCCCTCAAGGGCAAAACCGTAGCCGTGACGGGGGCTTCGGGAACCATGGGGCGATCGCTGCTGTACCATTTGCACCGCAACGGTGCCAAACCCATTGCTCTGTCGTCGAAACCGGACCCGGTTTCTATTGAGGTGAACGGCGAGTCGGTGGCACTGAAAACCGTTTGCTGGCAGGTAGGCGCAGAAGAGCAACTGGCGGAATTTTTGGAAAAAGTCGATATTTTGGTGCTCAATCACGGTATCAACGTGCATGGGGATCGAACCAAAAATGCGATCGCGCAATCTTACGAAATTAATGCTTTTTCCAGTTGGCGGCTAATGGAACTGTTTTTAACTACCGTGAAGACCAATGCCCAAATGGCTAAAAAAGAGATTTGGGTGAATACTTCAGAAGCAGAAGTGAGTCCGGCTTTGAGTCCCCTATACGAACTCAGCAAGCGTACTCTGGGGGATCTGGTGACCCTGCGGCGGTTGGATGCCCCCTGTGTTATTCGCAAAATTATTTTGGGCCCGTTTCGCAGCAACCTCAATCCCATTGGGGTGATGTCGGGAAATTGGGTTGCCAAACAGGTGGTGAACGCCGCCAAACGCGACACCCGCAATATCATTGTCACCATCAATCCCCTGACTTGGGTGGCATTTCCCATCCGCGAGTTTGCGGTTTCTTTGTACTTTCGCTGGTTTAGCCGTTAAACCCCGGTGGAAGGAAAGGAAAGCAAATAGCGTACTAACTCGCAAAAGCCTTCTCCTTCTGCGGCAGCGGTGATGTAGGTGGGTAGGTGATTCATGCGATCGCGGTAGGGGAGAAGGTTGGCTACCCCCACAGAGAGGGGAAATTTTTTCGGGTCGAACAGGGATTCGTCGTTGGGACTGTCGCCGACGGTTAAAACGCGATCGCGCGAGCAATCGGGAAAATCCACCGCCAGCAAACATTGCAACCCCGTTGCCTTGTCTTGTTGGGGTGGTTTGATATGGCACTGTACCGCAGAGTACGTAAATCCCCACCCCAATTCCTGGCAAAACTGTTGGATGTTCGGTATTTCTCTCGGGGGAATATTTTGGACGTCAAACGTCCAATCGCTTATGCGGAAGCCGTTGTCGGTGGATGCTTGCAGGTAAGGAAAGCGCGCTTGTAGTTTGGCAAAGGCATCGGCAAGTTTTTGTCGGTGGGAGGAAATATCGGCAATGGGGGTTAAAAAACGCGGTGGATGGCTATTGGCGGGATAAAATAAACCGCCATTTTCCGCGATCGCGCCGTAAACTGGTAAATAGGTCGTCAATCCGCTCACCCAACCGGCCGAACGACCTGTTACGATAAGAGCAGGAATGGGCTTTTTTTGTAAATTTTGGAAGGCTTGCAATACCTGCGTCGTCAATTTGCCGCTTATGGTAAGGGTGCCATCCATATCGGTAGCCAGCAGGCAAGTAGCAGCAAGTTTGGTGGCATTGTTGGTAGATAAACGTAGTGGACGCCGTTTCATAACACATTTCAATACAAATGTCAAGGGCATCCCCAACCGAATCGTTGGGACGCAGCCTTCCTAACAGAAAGCTCGTTGCCGGTTGCTTGTCCTCAAGACTAACCTAATCACTGTACAAAAATCGACATTCGTGTTGATTGCGTTCGGTTAGTCCAGCCTTGGTCTCGTAGCAGACTCCGT
The Geitlerinema sp. PCC 9228 DNA segment above includes these coding regions:
- a CDS encoding bifunctional sterol desaturase/short chain dehydrogenase; this translates as MVGFWLAIGMWGVASVVWVEVVRDTYHALAHAIPWLLRLHNWHHRVFRPDLTPVSTQIYRQAQWYNDVPESLVMIFSSLIFWAIAFWVSPQAHWGALAGSAYALSFLAGAIARGSGIPGAAEITDLTHAPGPFAHPPSNWFVNRSYHWRHHFDNQNAYFSGAFALVDKVLGTALSLKGKTVAVTGASGTMGRSLLYHLHRNGAKPIALSSKPDPVSIEVNGESVALKTVCWQVGAEEQLAEFLEKVDILVLNHGINVHGDRTKNAIAQSYEINAFSSWRLMELFLTTVKTNAQMAKKEIWVNTSEAEVSPALSPLYELSKRTLGDLVTLRRLDAPCVIRKIILGPFRSNLNPIGVMSGNWVAKQVVNAAKRDTRNIIVTINPLTWVAFPIREFAVSLYFRWFSR
- a CDS encoding HAD-IIB family hydrolase — its product is MKRRPLRLSTNNATKLAATCLLATDMDGTLTISGKLTTQVLQAFQNLQKKPIPALIVTGRSAGWVSGLTTYLPVYGAIAENGGLFYPANSHPPRFLTPIADISSHRQKLADAFAKLQARFPYLQASTDNGFRISDWTFDVQNIPPREIPNIQQFCQELGWGFTYSAVQCHIKPPQQDKATGLQCLLAVDFPDCSRDRVLTVGDSPNDESLFDPKKFPLSVGVANLLPYRDRMNHLPTYITAAAEGEGFCELVRYLLSFPSTGV